A single Flavobacterium sp. 1 DNA region contains:
- the tilS gene encoding tRNA lysidine(34) synthetase TilS, with amino-acid sequence MKNILQNHIENEIPFLSQKKLLLAVSGGLDSMVLLHLFQELKFDIAIAHCNFQLRGMESFGDQKFVQDYAEANEIPVFVTQFDTEAFAKDYKLSTQVAARELRYNWFYELLEEEKFDYILTAHHADDNLETFLINFTRGTGLEGLTGIPVENDKIIRPLLFLTRSEIDDYAKEHEIQWREDSSNVSDKYVRNKIRHHLVPILKELNPNFMASFLKTENYLQQSQSMVEDAASMVYQQVAHEEGDQIHFDLSKLLKLSNYQSYLYQWLKEFGFTAWGDIYDLVNGQSGKQVFASGYRLLKDRDSLIVCPINEEKSTAEFHIAENQTEVNIPLKLSLCKVSDISIESNKTIFVDADRLAYPLVVRKWKTGDIFMPFGMNGKSKKVSKLFKDEKLSLIEKENTWILCSGDQIVWVIGIRADHRFRTIDTTKNILKIELI; translated from the coding sequence ATGAAAAATATACTTCAAAATCATATCGAAAATGAGATTCCTTTTTTGAGCCAAAAAAAACTGCTGCTTGCAGTAAGCGGTGGCTTGGATAGTATGGTTTTATTGCATTTGTTTCAAGAATTGAAATTTGATATCGCCATAGCTCATTGTAATTTTCAGCTTCGCGGAATGGAAAGTTTTGGCGATCAAAAATTTGTTCAGGATTATGCCGAGGCTAATGAAATACCTGTTTTTGTAACACAATTTGATACTGAGGCTTTCGCCAAAGATTATAAATTATCTACTCAAGTTGCGGCTAGAGAGCTGCGGTACAATTGGTTTTATGAGCTGTTGGAAGAAGAAAAATTCGATTACATACTCACGGCACATCATGCTGATGACAATCTGGAAACTTTTTTAATCAATTTCACAAGAGGAACAGGATTGGAAGGATTGACTGGCATTCCGGTTGAGAATGACAAAATAATAAGGCCTTTACTTTTTTTGACCCGCAGTGAAATTGATGATTATGCCAAAGAACATGAAATTCAATGGAGAGAAGACAGCAGTAACGTATCAGACAAGTATGTGAGAAACAAAATACGTCATCATCTGGTTCCTATTTTGAAAGAATTGAATCCTAATTTTATGGCTTCATTTTTGAAAACCGAAAATTATCTGCAGCAATCACAATCCATGGTTGAAGACGCGGCTTCGATGGTGTATCAGCAGGTAGCTCATGAGGAAGGTGATCAGATTCATTTTGATCTAAGCAAGCTGTTGAAATTATCAAATTATCAGTCTTATTTGTATCAATGGCTGAAAGAATTTGGGTTTACCGCTTGGGGTGATATTTATGATTTGGTAAATGGTCAGTCTGGAAAACAGGTGTTTGCATCCGGATACCGATTATTGAAAGACAGAGATTCATTAATTGTATGTCCTATTAATGAGGAGAAAAGTACAGCTGAATTTCATATTGCCGAAAATCAGACGGAAGTTAATATTCCCTTAAAATTGAGCTTATGTAAAGTGTCTGACATTTCGATTGAATCAAATAAAACTATCTTTGTGGACGCTGATCGGCTAGCTTATCCTTTAGTGGTGCGAAAATGGAAAACAGGTGATATTTTTATGCCTTTTGGCATGAACGGGAAGTCGAAGAAAGTGAGCAAGCTTTTTAAAGATGAAAAATTATCATTGATTGAAAAGGAAAATACGTGGATTTTGTGTTCAGGAGATCAGATAGTCTGGGTAATTGGAATACGTGCAGATCACCGATTCAGAACAATTGACACAACAAAAAACATACTTAAAATAGAATTAATTTAG
- a CDS encoding thioredoxin family protein has translation MKKLLFILFAFLAFTKVNAQVLDPAKWTTAIEKKSETNYILTFNAVIEKDWHIYSQFTPDGGPLPLEITFKDQKGNFELVGKAKESKTTTAFNDVFGVNEIFFHDKAQIQQEIKLVNPKVTAIQAELNYQICKEVCINLEKKFTFKIPGTTTNTAVEIVPVAVTAQNATQIDTASIVPVAVEKSVPAVKANTVEQPKSDPASQRGLWSIFFIAFFSGFAALLTPCVFPMIPMTVSFFTKQSKTKAAGIKNAIIYGVSIILIYVLLGFVVTWIFGADALNALSTNVYFNIIFFILLVVFATSFLGAFEIMLPNSWANKVDSQADRGGIIGILFMALALAIVSFSCTGPIVGTLLVDAASKGGIAPIVGMFGFSLALALPFMLFAMFPGWLNSLPKSGGWLNTVKVVLGFLELALAFKFLSNADLVLQLHLLEREVFLVIWIAIFGVLAFYLFGKITMPHDSPLSHISVGRLCLGLLVLSFTIYLIPGLWGAPLKLISAFPPPMEYSESPYGVGGSNAGNTALPEGAKLGPHQIVVFDDYDKGLAYAKTVNKPIMLDFTGHACVNCRKMENNVWSDKSILPILKNEVVLISLYVDDQRPLSKSEQFTSKTTGAEIETIGDKWTDFMISKYNTNTQPLYVLTDLQGNNLNEKQPTISYVSVEEYESWLKAGISKFRK, from the coding sequence ATGAAGAAACTACTTTTTATACTGTTTGCTTTTTTAGCTTTTACCAAAGTAAATGCTCAGGTCTTGGATCCCGCAAAATGGACAACAGCAATCGAAAAAAAATCGGAAACAAATTATATTTTAACTTTTAATGCAGTAATAGAAAAGGATTGGCATATTTATTCTCAATTCACTCCCGATGGAGGACCGTTGCCTTTGGAGATTACTTTTAAAGATCAAAAAGGGAATTTTGAGTTAGTAGGCAAAGCCAAAGAAAGCAAAACAACTACAGCTTTCAATGATGTTTTTGGAGTGAATGAAATATTTTTTCATGATAAAGCTCAAATTCAGCAAGAAATAAAGCTGGTAAATCCTAAAGTTACTGCTATTCAAGCTGAATTGAATTATCAAATATGTAAAGAGGTTTGTATCAATCTGGAAAAGAAATTTACTTTTAAAATTCCAGGAACGACAACAAATACTGCTGTTGAAATAGTTCCGGTTGCAGTTACAGCGCAGAACGCTACTCAAATTGACACTGCAAGTATTGTTCCAGTGGCTGTAGAAAAGAGTGTTCCAGCTGTAAAAGCTAATACAGTAGAACAACCAAAATCAGATCCTGCTTCACAAAGAGGATTATGGTCTATTTTCTTTATTGCTTTTTTCTCGGGGTTTGCAGCTTTGCTGACGCCTTGCGTGTTTCCTATGATTCCAATGACAGTGAGTTTTTTTACCAAACAAAGCAAAACTAAAGCTGCGGGAATTAAAAACGCTATTATTTATGGGGTTTCAATTATTTTGATTTATGTGCTATTAGGGTTTGTTGTTACTTGGATTTTTGGTGCTGATGCATTGAATGCCTTATCTACCAATGTTTATTTCAATATTATATTCTTTATTTTACTGGTTGTTTTTGCAACTTCATTCTTGGGTGCTTTTGAGATTATGCTGCCTAATTCGTGGGCAAATAAAGTTGACAGTCAAGCTGACAGAGGCGGAATTATTGGGATTTTATTCATGGCATTAGCTTTGGCTATTGTTTCCTTTTCTTGTACTGGGCCTATTGTTGGTACGCTTTTAGTCGATGCAGCTTCCAAAGGCGGTATCGCGCCTATAGTTGGGATGTTTGGATTTTCATTAGCATTAGCCCTGCCTTTTATGCTTTTTGCTATGTTTCCGGGATGGCTGAATTCTTTGCCTAAATCAGGCGGATGGCTGAATACAGTAAAAGTTGTTTTAGGGTTTCTGGAGTTGGCTTTGGCTTTCAAATTTTTATCCAATGCTGATTTAGTATTGCAATTGCATTTGCTGGAAAGAGAAGTGTTTCTAGTGATTTGGATTGCTATTTTTGGAGTTTTGGCTTTTTATTTATTCGGAAAAATAACAATGCCGCATGATAGTCCGTTATCTCATATTTCTGTGGGCAGGCTGTGTTTAGGATTGTTGGTTTTGTCTTTCACGATTTATTTAATACCTGGCCTTTGGGGAGCTCCTCTTAAATTGATAAGTGCATTTCCTCCACCAATGGAATATAGTGAAAGCCCTTACGGCGTTGGTGGTTCTAACGCTGGGAATACTGCCTTGCCTGAAGGAGCAAAATTGGGACCTCACCAAATTGTTGTTTTCGATGATTATGATAAAGGCCTGGCGTATGCCAAAACAGTGAACAAACCTATAATGCTTGATTTTACAGGTCACGCCTGTGTGAACTGCAGAAAAATGGAAAATAATGTTTGGTCGGATAAGAGTATACTTCCAATCCTTAAAAATGAAGTTGTTTTGATTTCTTTATATGTAGATGATCAAAGACCACTGTCAAAAAGCGAACAGTTTACCTCTAAAACTACAGGCGCAGAAATTGAAACGATAGGGGATAAATGGACTGATTTTATGATCTCAAAATACAATACCAATACACAGCCTCTATATGTTTTGACTGATTTGCAAGGCAATAATTTAAATGAAAAACAACCAACTATAAGTTATGTGAGTGTGGAAGAATATGAATCTTGGCTGAAAGCCGGTATTTCGAAGTTTAGGAAATAA